The sequence below is a genomic window from Mobula hypostoma chromosome X1, sMobHyp1.1, whole genome shotgun sequence.
TGCTTTCCGGTGACTACTGATAATCAAGAATGCAGCAGTATGGCATAATGCAGATTTGCGCAGCTCAATTCCAAAGAGCTATCTATACAGCATCATTGGCCTGGGATGCAAGGATAGTTTAATTGGAGGTGACCAAACTAAGGCTACCATCAGCAAATGGAGAGAAACTGGCCGAGATTCAATTACCAGTTGCTTTATAATAGGACCACTGCAGGAGACAAAGCTTCCAAAGAGAAATTTTAAATCCCTGTGGTTTACACATAACTGTTACAGCTCCTAAGTGTTGAGATTTATGGCTTTTTTTGCATATAGACAAACCACATCATGACTCTTGCTAGTTAACTATAAAAGATCCAGATGGCAGTCAGGCATTACATACCCATGTTGCCTTCTCAATAGGCCAAGATGCAGATGGCTGCACCCAAAAAGCAGCTCATACAAAGGCCATGACCTCCCAAAATAAATACAAGTCTGCTCAAGCAGGAATTGAACAGAATACACCAAGCTATTACACTTGCTATAGATTCACTTACAAGTTGGTTAAAAAGCAAGGGATCCTTTAGAATGGGTTCTGCTTGAAAGATATGCCATCAattgtgtaaatgtgctcaacagGCAACACTCTTACCCCAGGCAGAAGGCTGTGAATTCATTGCCCACTCTATAGCCTTGAGCACAAATTGCCCCAGGCTAATATTCTAGTGCAATACCAAAGGAATTATACGTTGTCAGAGATGCTGCTTTTTGGATAAAATGCCAAACTAAGCCCTCATTTAGTTTCTCAGATGTACTATTTTGAACAGCAGAATTCACACTGGTGTACTGGATAATATTTATCCCTTAATCTCACTAAAACAAAAACTATCACATTCCCATTTGGTAATTTTTCCCCACACACCCACTTTCTTATGAATCCTACCCTTCTGTCACTCAACATTAAGGCTATTTAAGACCCTTGCCTTCATTGAGGGGAgctttctcctcccctccccccttctacaATAGGACATAGTAGTATTCTGTTTGCTAGATTCAAAAGCTTAACATTTATTCCTTTACCTTTCAATGCTACCCAACTTTGATATAAAAACAAGTATCAAAGTATATTGTATCTATGTTACTTGTCTTGCGGAGATCAACTCATACAGAATAAAAGATGGAACAAGATCTTCATCACTAGACATTCAATCTGCAAATACATCTCAAATAGCTATCTTCCCCAGGTAATGCTGCTTCATAGAACTTTCACATCTAAACACTGGAATGCTTTAGAAAGTATAGTTAAACTCTTGCTATTGCACTATAAAAATTTGCGGTAACCTCCCATGAAAGTGATAAAAATGTATGAGATGTTGATCTAGAGGTAAATAATTTTTCCCCAATACCAAGAACCTCCCAACTCTTTCAAATAGTGCCATTGTACAATTTATTGAAGCACAGAACTCAATGCTGCAAGGCAGGAGACTCGATTGTACTCCGCGCTAAATAGGGCTTAAACCCACACTCTCAAAACACTGAAGCAAAACTGACACCCTAGTGTTACCTATTGATAATATTTGTATGGTAATTGAATTTGACATGAAATCCAGGTACTTTGTGGTTCAAGATTAGTTCTATTACATCCTTGATTCTTTAGACTAGCCATTTTATAATGGATCAAAACTTGGCTTGTAGTTTTTAAACAGTTAGGGTTCCATTACAAATGTAAACACTTTCTTGGGGGGGGAAAAAGTTTATTAAAAGCAAGCAATCACAAGCATTTATTGACATTTCAACTTTTATTCACTAGTTTTGGAAATGTATTTACCAGTCACTGAGACCACACAACATAACACAGCAAGCAACACATTTCTGATAGTTACTTACAgtaaaatattttatttccatttttaagttaAAATCCGGTTAAAAGTCAAATACTCCAGTGCCAAGAACTGGGAGGTGACTGCTATAACTTACAACTCCCTTGAATGCAAGTCAGAAGTTTAATTATACAATCGGTGGTACAAAGATACAAACAGTTCTTCCTCTGCTGGAATTGAAAACCTGATTTTGTCCATGCAGCACTGCAAGTGTAGTATAATGCTAAACCGTACTCACTAAAAAGTATCAGAATCAATTTCTGGAATGTGCCAAGTTAGCTACTCTCACCCATGTCAGCTGTAGAGCTGTTACAAATGAAGTCACAACTATCAACTAGGAAAAAAAAAGGTAGCTTTGGACTCCTCTCCCATTCATACCACAAATGAGAATCAGAACATATGGGGTAGGGGTGAGGGAGGTAGAGGGGGTTAAAACAATGGCAAACTACCTGAAGAGCTAACAAAGGCTTGAGAAGAGAAAGATCTAAAACTATTTTAGATTTGCTTACCCTATCCTGATACCATTTTCAGGAACAAATTTAAGAAGTTTTCACCACAGTATCCCCTTCCACATCtcaaattgatttttaaaactgCCAAAGATTGGCATTTTGACCTCATTTACCAGACCCCACTCACATCTAAACACTGATCAGTACAAACCTTCCAAAAACTAAATCTGTAAAGAAATTTTAATACATAATTTAATTACTGAGGTATAATATAAAGGATGGTTCCTAGCTCAATGCAACTGTCAATTTTTCTAGCTAAAGACTGGGTTGCTGGCAACAAGCTATTTTAACTTGATCCCAAAGGTCACCCACTCACCAAGTGATGTGCAACTTATTTGCGCAAATGGGTTGAACTGCTCTGCAGTCAGCAGCCTGTCCCAAGATAACTGATCCAGGCAGTTGCTGAGTTAAGTGGCTCTAGTGCTCCTGGGTTTGCAATAGGGATAAACTAGCTTGTATTTAGGCTCCTGATTCCTATTAATTAGCAACTTAGTAATCAGGttcttcaaaacattaaaatagaaaataaaagcttCTGCTAGTGGTACTCTATGCACaccaaggtgtttttttttaaaaaaaggctggAATACTGATTGATTTTTGTTCTTTTGCAGGATGTGAAATATCACTGGCAATGCCAAGATTTATCCACCCCTAATTGCCTCTGAACAGAGGCTGCAGTTTGAAGTCAACCTATATAGGTTGGTAGTTATACAGTCTAGATGAGGTATTAACTGCAGATTTCTTTCCCTGAAGTACAGTGAAAGTTTTAAAAAGAATCCATTATTTTCAAGTTTACATTTGCTAAAGTTAGCTTTTATTAAATCTGATTTAGTTTcttgaatttaaatttcccaaCTGTTGTGGGAGGTCTGGGTGTTAGGCAGCTAACTAAACCACATACTTACTGCAACATTTAATATACCCAGCCTTCTTCAAGAGAACACATTTCCCATTCACTCTAGCAACATGAGAAATTATGAACTTGCATCCCATCATAATGCAGCAGCACACTGTTTCAGTAAGTTTTATGACTTATTCAGTCCTAAGTTTATAGTGACCAGAGCAGAGCCACAGGCTATACGAATTTTCTAACAATTTAAGTGATTCCTTTAATCCACAAATTACTATTCTGCAGTTGGGTCAGTAACGACAGCCAGAACAAGCAGCAGCACCACTGCTCGGGAACTAGAAAATAACCACACTGAATACAGCAAGTTGGAATGACTATTTCTTGTACCCTCTGCAGAAACCCTTACCCAAAATGACATGAACTAACCCACTGCTCACTCCAAACCTGCATTCAAAATTTCTTGGTTGTACAAGCAGACCACTTTCAAAAGTGTATTAAAATCTGGACTACATTTAAACAGGAATCCAGttagaaaaaaaaatttcaaGTTAGACAAATCtgtaaataatatatatatatatatatatatatacagatcAGCTGCCATTTTAAGTCACACTTAATTGTTCTATGTTAACTATTTCCTTCACATAGCCATGAGTTCCTTCTACATCTAAAATACAGTACACATTTAAAAAGTCATAGACAAGTCCTGAACAGCATTGGCAGTTTTTGTaagtttttagttttttttaaaaaaaactcaaaataAATTGTATGAATAAAGAAAATGCACATTGATTTTGGTATTCCTTTTAGAATGGACATATTTAACAAAATATGGCTTTCAAGTaattgtttgttcattatgtgccacgtcatatgacatgggcaaccATGGTCTttgcatgaccatgattgttcttggcaaatatttctacagaagtggtttgccattgcctttttccaAGTATTAGTCAATACATTAAACTGACATTCTCATTGAATTTCACCACTGCAAAACCACCCTTAATGTTTACTTGTATTACCTTAATAAAATTGTGCGCAGATAGATACATTACCTGCATATAATTGGGAAGACATCCACTCCAAAGTGAACGAACCAACTCCAGCAGTTCAGAGGTCTCTTTTGCCAATTTCAAAGTGTTGCCCTTTGGCACCAAAGCAGCCAATACAAACTTCTGTACCAATCCTTAGTCAATATGTTGAATGGCAATGAAACCAGAAAATGTAATGTCACTTCCTCTCACCTCCATTACCTGAAGAACTGTCACAGGAGCCTTAGCATCAATGAACACAAGTACATATTGTATATGTATTTTTGTGAGAAAAAGCAGTTTTACATAGCATCAATCATGCTAGAGAAATATTTCCTTTTCCCACAAGTGCCACTTGGCAGTACCACCCTAACTCCGTTCATTTCTGCATTCAATAGATAGGCAGCTTGGGATTTGCATTAACTTAGCGCCTAACTTAGCGCCTTATCTGAGAAGTTTTGCAAAGAACTTCATATACATTCAAAGTGCAGAGGCTTCAGCTTTGATTACTCAGAACTGCTAGCGATGCTTGTGGTCCACATTGGGGGGGTAAATTGTACAACTATAAATTGATAATCAATTACACAAGAAACAGAGCAAATAAAAACAGACCCACAATAATGCTGAATTCAAGTAGTTCAGATCACTAATGCACTGTATCTTTATACCAGTGAAGCACAGCTGTCACTTGtatacaaaataaatattttgagCATGCTCACTCTGCACTTTAAGGGCACACAGaaaaattattttattaaaaCCTTTAGACAAGAGTTCACCACATGGGAGACATACAAATATCAATTCAATAATCCCCCAACAATGGGAGCAAGCACAATTCAACAAAATAATCGGCAGGTATCACTTAGTGCAACAGCAGCCCAAAGAGGGTAATTTTAATGTCAATGTTCCCAGTTGATAATACATCTTATTCCTCATCATTAAATTTGTTTCTCAATCTGAACTTTATTACACAAAACTGAAAGATGAGAGACTTGGATGGAAGGCAAAAATCAAGTGCCGTAACCATTTTTGGTGAATTGAACAGTGGATTCTTATTTTCCCCATTATGTGAAAGCACTGGAGATGATGATCAGGCTTCTCAGCATGACGAACCCCTGGTTCAGGTTAAACACGCAATGAGAGGCAGTGGAACAATGGAAACACAATTTGTAGTCGCGTAGTGTAACAGCGAAGATTCAGTCTACTAAATAGCACATTAATTCCATATAGTCCCGCACATTGgaaagtaattttaaaaaatatagttCCATCAGTTGTGATAAAACCAAAATGAGGGCTGCATGATTACAAGGACCAGTATGGGCAAGGATGTCCCATTGTGTGACCCTTGGTCTCTTTAGGATGTGTGCCCAAATATTGTCTGACAGTTACTTGGCATGGATATGGAATAATAAATCTCCCCGTATCCTTGAAAGCATACATGTTTTTCCCCTACAAACCCAGTTCCAAATCCTCCAACTCCTCCATCAGTTGTTTTCGGCGGCTCAACTTTTCCAGCTGCTCTTTTGTCGCCTGCTTTATCTCGCCAGAGTCTAGCTTTTGCTGTAGTTCATCGATTTGGCGCAGTTTTTTTTTGAGATTTTTTACCTTTCTGGCCTTCTCTGCTCCATCGTGGTCACCTGGCAGTGCAGCAGCCTGCAGGTTTGGATTGCCACTGCCACCAACAATGGTGGTTTTCTGCAACGTTTGACTCAGCTCATCGGCCTCGGTGGTGCCGTCACTTTCTTGCTGCTGTTTGCGCTTCTCTTTGCGCTTGAGGTTGCGTTTAGCTGACTTGGATAACCCAGCTAGCTCTCCGTCCTGCTTTGACTGTTGCTGCTTGCTTTTGGTGGATTCATCTGGGTTAAGGCCTGGAGGCAGCTCTGGTTTACTTTTGAAAAACTTCACAAACTTGTTCTCGTACCTgcacacaataaatatagataATAACAGGCCATGCAAACTAGTATACAATTAGATTGAGTTATAACAATTTTTCTCATTACTTGCTCCCTTGCTCTCCCACCTCTTGCTGGACAACAGTCTCATTGGCACCAATATACTGAATTCATTTAAGTGACCATGCTTTTCTGTCTGACCTAGAAAATGAGCCAACTGAGGACAATTGTAGCCAAAGCTGATCCTGTGGGCTGCATGATTACAAGGACCAGCTTTTGTAGTAGAAGTTGTCCCCCAAGGAATGAAAGATCCACCTTTTCAATACGTGTTGGAAGCAAAGACTGCAAGCCAATGTATTTGAAAGGTTTTCCCGAAACAAGCTCCTGGTTTGCTATTTAATATGCCTGACAAAACATCTCCCATTTCCTTCAGTTGTACTAACTCATTCGAATAAATACAGGACCAGGTTTGGCTCCAATGCCCCTCAGCTACATAGCTTGCCGTCAATTATTGACAGGAAAAGCGCCCACTTGGGTTAAATGCTAGAAGGGTGGATGACTTTCTGAATTTAATCCTAAAACAGGGAAATGAAAAATTGAGGGTTTTTTTTGCAACAAATGAGCTGTtcgaaagagaaagaaaaacctACATTTGCTATCAATAACCCAAGAGTCCTTCTGTAAAATCATTCAGAAATGGGATGGCCTTTAACAAGAGCAGTTAAAACTTTGACCAAATTAGCCCTGGAAAGATGTTTCCCTCATGAAAGTCTGCCTTGTTGCAGTCAATGTTGGTATTGAGGTACAGACTTGTCAATTTTAGAATTCAAGTGACACTTCCTCTTCACTCCTCCTCACAAACAGAATCCTTCAAAATAGTTAATAGGGTTAAAGCAATTATTTTCACAACATATTAATTTCTTCCTCAATGACAGCAACAATAGCAAGACACCTGCTAATGTCTGCCCCTTAGAGAAATTGCCAGTTTAGTTACAGAAAATCATTGCAGCTGTTTTTGCACCAACTTTTAGGTGTATACTTTGCATAATGCTGGCTTTCACTGGGATAACTTCCATTGGCTAAGGTCGTGATGGTTGAACTTGCATAGCATTGAATTGAAAAGCAAACATTCTACACCAAGTTAGATAATGCTTGTAGTGATAGAAAGTTAATACAGCTTGAAGTGCATGGGGTAGGGCCAGTTAAATAATCGAATTAAGTTTAACAATCTTGCAACTGGAATAAGAACAGGAGTAGGGAGCAATAGGAACATTAAGAGCTGTTAGAGAAAAAAAGATAGTGCCCATTGCTTGAAGAACAAAGATGATTGATCAGGCTCAATCATATGAATTGAATATCTCATCCTTTTATGAGGATTTATAGCACTGGTATTCAAATTATGCTGAGAAACCAGTAAAAGAATGCGCTGAGCAAATGTTAAAAGAAACAAATACCAAGTTCAAGCAATCAAATCAAGTATGACATGAAGTCAGGATTTCAAAGCTGCTCCAGTTATAACATATTACATGTAGTTTATGCGGCAAACTAAACAGGGAACAGTTAACAGGACAGAAAATGGCAGAATCTTGCCAATTTTGCCAGATGATGTCACTTTTCTTTCAAAGCCATTTCTTCCTTAGTTACATTTCCCATTTCATCCCACCTGCAGGCTATCAACCTACCCATAGCTCTTTTGAGGTTTTATCCAGCTTAATTTTCCCATCTTCAACTATACCATCCACCATCATTaggcacagtaggggaattaagtgttacagggaaaaaggcaggtatgcggagacgagtccatggccagatcagccataatcttattgaatggtggagcaggctcaacaggccagatgacCTATTCATGCCCCTATTTCCAATGTTCTTATGGCACAGAAGCATCCATCCCAAATGCAGACCAAAATCCAattacttaatttttttaaaattatatatacaAAATCACCCACACTCTGTTTAAAACTTTCCTTCATTGATAGGCCGACACCAACATTGAATTGAGGAATGAGGCAGAGATCCATTCCATTGAACACTATTTCCTTATGCCAACTTcctaacattttattttttcccttcctaTTTTACTTAACCATGTCCCTTTACCTTTCCTTGCCTACTCAACATGCAATAAGAGGTGAAAGAATTTAAGTATTACCAAAGAAAAGTGCAAAAACATTTTAACTATGAATGTAAATTTTGGGAAGATTTATAAGAAAGCTGTGCTTTGTAATGAACTCTTGCATTTCTTGCTTGCTTTGACATCCACTGTACCAAGTGGATTTACTGGAATTCAAAATCTCATTAGAAACATTAATCCAATTCTATTTTTGAAGTACCTTTTAATAACAGCTTTGCACAAAAGGCTTTTGCACATCATTGCGAAAGGTGCACATAGAATAAGTGCATTTATGAAGATCTCCAAATGCTAGCAGAAGGGGAGCGTGGGTgcactgattcagcaatacttGGAAAGGTTGACTTGCACTGGATGGAAATATCACGCAATTTTCCTATAAAAACAAACCTTATTTTTTAGCATAATGTTAATAAACCTAATTTGCGCAGTGAACAAGCATGGAATCGGGAGTGCATTTGCTCTCATGAGAAATATAAACACTCACGTCCGACTCCTTTTATAATGCAGATCCATCCTGAGAAAggcaatattttaattttaacacAGCAATTTTGCATAAATATTGCATATGTCATAAACTGGATTGAAAACATGCTATATTTCCAAGTGTCTTATTAACCAAGAAACAATGAATGATACCCCAATTATAATTTCATTAAAATTATAATTTCATATAATTTCATTAAAAACTCAAACATTTGCATGTAATGCACATTTCAAAATTGTGCCTGCAGTAGTTAAGCAAGTTTAAAATAACTATTTTCCCACTTTTGCACGGTAAGTTTTATCCGTAGtttataaaaaggaaaaaaaaatcacatttaggGCCAATCAGGAACATTTATAAAACATCCTTTTGAACTTCTGGATGTTTAAGATAAACAATTTGCTGCATTAGATAACAAACCACATTCTCGGCTTGATTGGGACAACGGCAGGAAGAGGAGAAAGACCATTGTCCAGCAGCAACTACAAAAAGTGTACATGGGCAGGGAACCTCAAGTCAGTTCTTTCGAGAAACAGAAAatgaaggggaggaagaagggaGAGATAAAGGAGAAGCTTTACTATGCTCAGTtgtcacagtaaaacaaagttgGCAACCTGCCTGCAATCTTTCAATACTAATCTGGAGCCTGACAAAGGGAATGTCTAGGGTAATGCTCACTTCCTCTCGGAAATCAACAGGCCTCAAATCCTCTAAGTGTCATGGCTCGTAACAGGTAGCATGGCAGGAGAGTATAAGTTACCTCATGCTTCAAAATTCTAAATGTATATTTTTAACATTGTAATTTTTAGTTTTATATAATTTTGTGTCTTAACAATTTGTCTtgcgcaaaacagcaaatttcatgacaaagtATATCAGCGATAATAAACATTATTCTGATTAACTTGCTGGAACTCCATCTCTTTTTCTTCCCAACCTGGATTGATTTATACCAGGAACGCTGGCCAGCCTTACTCTTCCCAAACTCTGGCACACAGATTAGTTGCAGCACCCAAATTGCTTCAAACATTAAGATTGGTTAGGACTTAACCCAGATGTGGTTATTAAATCCGGATAAATTAATCAGCATGTTCAAGCAAACATGGGACAATGGCTTCACTCACAAGGCTAGAGTAGTCATAACAATATGCAAAGCAGTTTTTGACTTGATGGTTTGGGCAATAGACAAGTGTTGGGCACTTGCAGGGAACAACTCAATTTTACTTCCTTCCATTCCTTTCAAAAGTACTAAATTCTGAGGCCTGGACCTTAACTAAACACTGCTGCGATGCTGGGAATCCAATTATTTTAGATGCTCATGAGCCAAAGATAAAATGTGTTTGAAATGCAACACATTACCATTTTGAAATGAAAACAGTGGGAAATTAACTGCATTGAAAATATTTCTTCCTGAGTCACCGAATTCCTAACTCTAGATCAAGAGAAGCAAATTaataaaaacattatacttgcttgagaaaaataatccaatattacatgcatttattggggaaaaagtatgtgaacctctgaggtattgccttctacaaaagctatttggagtcaggtgttccaatcaatgagatgaggttggaggtgtgggttgtagaggtgccctgcctaaaaaaacacacaaagtcAGATTACTAACAGAGCCTGCTCtcaagatctgtttatgtgcactatgcctcgatcaaaacaactttgagGACCTTAGAATAATTATACAGATGGacaaagctggaaaaggctacaaaaacatttctaaagacccaAGTGTTTCTAGAGATCAgtccacagtaacagaaatttgtctacaaatggaggaaactcagtactgttgctactctcaaGAGTGgtcatcctgcaaagatcatatcaagagcacaacgtgcaatgctgaaggtgaaaaagaactcaagggtaacagcaaaaaacctgcagaaatctccagaACTCGCTAAAGTcactgttcatgtgtccactattaTAAGAAAGACATTGAACAAGAATCGTATTCATGGAAGgataccatggaggaaaccactgttctccaaattgttttgttttatttatatatagacacatgtatatacacatacacacagaaatgcacattgctatgtttggaggaaaaagagcactgcacaccaacaccaaacctcatcccaactgtgaagcatggtggaaggagcatcgggGCTGCTTTACTGCCTCAGGACCTGGACAGTTTgaaatcgttgagggaacaatgaattcaaaattgtatcaagacattttacagaagaATGTTACCGTAGCAGtcagtcacctgaagcttaatagaagttgtataatgcaacaagacaatgatccaaaacacaagtgtaaatcaacagaatggcttaaaaagaaatttgtgttttggaatagccaagtcaaagtcctgaccttaatcctacagaaatgttgtggaaggacttgAAGCAAGTAGTTCATGCAGAAAGCCCACTAACATCCcagagctgaagcagttttgtaaggaggaatggcctaaaattcctccaagccaatgttcAGGACTGATCAACGGTCACTGGAAACACTTGGGTTTTTGTTGTATGGTGGGGGCAGGGGGCAGACCAGTTGCAGGAAGgttcatactttttccaacaaatacatattgcatcttttttccccaataaataaatgaacaagtataatgtttgtATTTGATTGGGTTAAATTTTTTTTGAACTTGCATGAAGATCGGATCATACTTTAGCTCACATTTACGCAGAAAAAGTGAAAATTCTAaaagttcacaaactttctagcaccactgtacttAAAATGATCATTAAGTATTTTTATTGAAAATGTCACTAcaggaggacaagctggagaATCATACTGAAATTCAGCTATTTTTACTTGTAAAAATACAAGACTTTTCAAAGATTTGTTGGAATAGTCAAAATGAATCTGCAACAGTTGTACTTGCAGATGTTAACAGTAGACAACTGAGGCCAGTCATTTCTGTGGGCACCTAGTCACTCCCCAAAGCGAAGTACTATTTCACTGACTATTAAAATTTAACTGCAGAACTATAGATAAACATGTCAAATAAAAAAGCTAAACTTTTGATAGCTGAAACACTTTGGTATTCTACAAGTTACTAATTTGGTGTGACAATTGGTGCCATTGTTGAAGATGGCAGGTGTTCAGAGGCATTGGGTGTGAACCAAGGCTGAACACAgacaatgagaaaaggtgcacacttcaccataattttttttttataaaaaagaGAAACAATTTCACTtcaaaagattcagtttcctCAAAATGTTACTTACACTGGCACTTCCTCCTGAGGCACATATCCTTCTCTCACACGCCTTGGTTTTCGCCAAGTCCCGTCAGGACGCTGTGATGCTGGAATATATTTTCCTACAAATGTTGAGGAAAGACAAGTTTTGAATATATACATTTGGTGTCCACTGTGATTTAAGAGGGTACTCCATTTACAGTAAAATATTCATACTTAAAAGGAATACttcaggcaaaaaaaaatcacctcacCTTCCAGCAATTGGCACAAAAGTAAAGCTCAAAAATTAACATCCTATATACTGCCAACTTTAAAAAAAGGTGGCACTGGTGTTACAATCAGAATTGTTACAGCATATTGAACTTGAACAATTTTAAAGAACAATCCAGTTAGTCCAATACTTGAAAGTGTCTCTACCACTGCAAATACTTTCCAATGTCCTTTGGAAAGCCacaattgaatctgcttccagcACACTTTTACAGTGAATGTTAAATCCCAACCATTCACTGCATGAAAGAGCTTTTTCCTCATGCTGTCTAATCACCTCAAATCTGCATTCTCCAATTAACAATGTTGTGCTAGTAATCATGACTGCAAAcattctatcaagtctcctcttccCTGGTCTGAAGAACAGCTCCACTTTTCTATACTTGAATTTACACTAATTTCTCTCAGGTCTgagactgcacctggaaagtctagTTGACACACTGGAAGGATGCGATTAAActtggtttggggggggggggcggggaagagagacagagagacagagagacagagagacagagagacagagagacagagagacagagagacagagagacagagagacagagagacagagagacagagagacagagagacagagagacagagagacagagagacagagagacagagagacagagagacagagagacagagagacagagagacagagagacagagagacagagagacagagagacagagagacagagagacagagagacagagagacagagagacagagagacagagagacagagagacagagaatgaggGTTACTCATCCATATACCATCCTTTCTACACCCTTTCAGGTGAAGTGCCAAAATTGGTTAACAACTCCAGGTACTGCTGAACCATTGTGTGGTAGATTCAACATGGCCTTTGATCTATTTGTGCTTCATGATAGAGCTAATAGTCTGACTGGGTTAAAGAAGTGGATAAAATACCAGATATCTACATTATAATACTTGCACTCAAACAAAAGCAGCAAATTTCATTGAACAACGTTTTCAAAGGCTTCCTGGTGGCAAGTAAACGTTAATACAGGATTCCAATTCCCTAGGTAACAGTAACTCGTAAGTGCCGGTACAACTGTATCTCATGCACTAACCAAATAAATGACAATTTAAACCCCAATAGAATgcagtcaatttttaaaaatattataaattggCATAAAGTAAGAACATTTCTTTTTCATTAGTTACTATTATCTCCCTGTTTTGTACCCTAAAATTCACAACCACCTCCGATTGAAGACAGGAACAAGCTTGCTTACAAGTCTCTACCAGGGCCTCGCCACCATTTACAATAGCTTGAAGATTTTAGTCGTTTTAAGGAAACATTCTACTAGGATGCATAACGAACCACCAATTTCACCTTCCTTCGCGATAAGTACTTGGTTTTAACTCAGGATTCCCCatattgggaaaaaa
It includes:
- the pym1 gene encoding partner of Y14 and mago isoform X1, giving the protein MEAVPVADSGKYIPASQRPDGTWRKPRRVREGYVPQEEVPVYENKFVKFFKSKPELPPGLNPDESTKSKQQQSKQDGELAGLSKSAKRNLKRKEKRKQQQESDGTTEADELSQTLQKTTIVGGSGNPNLQAAALPGDHDGAEKARKVKNLKKKLRQIDELQQKLDSGEIKQATKEQLEKLSRRKQLMEELEDLELGL
- the pym1 gene encoding partner of Y14 and mago isoform X2, with translation MMCKSLLCKAVIKRYENKFVKFFKSKPELPPGLNPDESTKSKQQQSKQDGELAGLSKSAKRNLKRKEKRKQQQESDGTTEADELSQTLQKTTIVGGSGNPNLQAAALPGDHDGAEKARKVKNLKKKLRQIDELQQKLDSGEIKQATKEQLEKLSRRKQLMEELEDLELGL